From one Thermatribacter velox genomic stretch:
- a CDS encoding IS256 family transposase, with protein MKKEKLLRKQLREFIKENNLVTAQDAQDAIKSLMGELIEEMLEAELENELGYSRYDYRNKKTDNARNGHSKKKVKTELGPLEISVPRDRNGEFEPIVVKKYQRDISSIEDQILSMYAKGMSTRDIQEHLERIYGVHASPSLISSITDKILPVVREWQNRPLQPIYPFIFIDAVHYSVRQDGQVVKKAAYVVIGIDLDGRKDVLGIWIGEAESARFWLSVLSDIKNRGVEDILIISADDLAGISQAIKAIFPQAEVQKCVVHQIRNSVRYVSYKDRSQFVKDLKAIYKAVNQEEALSALQALEDKWQAKYPLAVKSWIRNWDELSTCFNYPPEIRRLIYTTNIIEAFHRQLRKATKSKAALPNDDALIKILYLVTMDVTEKWTVSVKNWGLILSQLIILFKERIEPYL; from the coding sequence ATGAAAAAGGAAAAACTATTAAGAAAACAGCTTCGAGAGTTCATCAAAGAGAACAACCTGGTCACGGCCCAAGACGCCCAGGACGCTATTAAGTCCCTCATGGGCGAGCTCATCGAAGAAATGTTAGAAGCTGAGCTCGAAAACGAACTGGGCTACAGCCGCTATGACTACCGCAACAAAAAGACAGACAACGCAAGAAACGGTCACAGCAAAAAGAAGGTAAAGACTGAACTTGGACCCTTAGAGATAAGCGTTCCCCGCGACCGTAACGGCGAATTCGAGCCGATAGTAGTCAAGAAATACCAGAGAGATATCTCTAGCATAGAAGACCAGATACTGTCCATGTATGCCAAGGGAATGAGCACCCGCGACATACAGGAGCACCTGGAAAGGATATACGGGGTTCACGCCTCGCCATCCCTGATATCAAGCATTACAGACAAGATACTTCCGGTTGTCAGGGAGTGGCAGAACAGGCCTTTGCAGCCGATATACCCGTTCATTTTCATTGATGCAGTGCACTACAGCGTGCGGCAAGACGGCCAGGTTGTTAAAAAAGCAGCCTACGTAGTAATAGGCATCGATCTTGACGGCCGGAAAGATGTTTTGGGTATATGGATTGGCGAAGCCGAAAGTGCCAGGTTCTGGCTGTCGGTATTAAGCGACATAAAAAACCGCGGAGTTGAGGATATACTGATTATCTCGGCTGACGACCTTGCCGGGATAAGCCAGGCCATCAAAGCCATCTTTCCTCAAGCAGAAGTGCAAAAATGCGTAGTCCATCAGATAAGAAACTCTGTGCGTTACGTCAGCTACAAAGACCGTTCTCAGTTTGTCAAAGATCTCAAAGCCATTTACAAGGCAGTGAACCAGGAAGAAGCTCTCAGCGCCTTGCAAGCTCTAGAAGACAAGTGGCAAGCCAAGTACCCGTTGGCGGTAAAATCCTGGATTAGAAACTGGGACGAGTTGTCCACCTGCTTCAATTATCCTCCCGAGATACGGAGGTTGATATACACAACCAACATCATCGAGGCTTTTCACCGCCAACTGCGAAAAGCAACTAAAAGCAAAGCGGCGCTTCCCAATGACGATGCCCTTATCAAGATCCTGTACCTGGTCACCATGGATGTGACCGAAAAGTGGACAGTGTCAGTGAAAAACTGGGGACTGATTCTATCCCAGTTGATAATTCTGTTCAAAGAAAGGATTGAGCCTTACCTCTAA
- the cas5b gene encoding type I-B CRISPR-associated protein Cas5b, translating into MKGEPVKALRVVLYQPHAHYRLPFTYRRRHSYPIPPYSTVRGFLCNVLNIRGHTLGRDPEANEDFQRLKAAKIGIAGRFETKTTEYMWFRNLGKKQHISRFGSAEGRTMWGVGEHPGGQLPVWVDVLNEVRIVVYLVHEDYAFLERLCEKIQNPSERFYPLYLGRSEDWVVVEDVNKDVSLEFKAKDADFEHFFWVPEKLFLPPGGSFDFTQVEGIFYRVPFFWELREGSRDFRYVLAKLSDGRIKNISFLFDSSFGRKGLPVFLLNPGV; encoded by the coding sequence GTGAAGGGTGAACCTGTTAAAGCTTTGCGAGTGGTCCTTTATCAACCTCACGCTCACTACCGACTTCCCTTTACTTATCGCAGGAGGCACAGTTATCCTATTCCCCCTTATTCCACGGTGCGTGGTTTTCTGTGCAATGTTTTGAACATTCGAGGTCATACTCTTGGGAGAGATCCCGAGGCAAACGAGGATTTTCAAAGACTCAAAGCGGCCAAAATAGGAATTGCTGGGCGGTTTGAGACCAAAACCACCGAATATATGTGGTTTCGCAATTTGGGCAAAAAGCAGCACATTAGCCGTTTTGGTTCTGCAGAGGGACGCACAATGTGGGGGGTGGGAGAGCACCCCGGGGGCCAATTGCCAGTCTGGGTTGATGTGCTCAATGAAGTCAGGATTGTTGTGTATCTTGTGCACGAAGACTATGCTTTTTTGGAGCGCCTTTGCGAGAAGATTCAAAACCCTTCAGAGCGTTTTTATCCTCTCTATCTTGGACGCTCTGAAGACTGGGTAGTTGTGGAGGATGTAAACAAAGATGTTTCACTTGAGTTTAAGGCAAAGGATGCTGATTTTGAGCACTTTTTTTGGGTGCCCGAGAAATTGTTTCTGCCGCCTGGTGGTAGTTTTGACTTCACTCAGGTAGAGGGGATTTTTTACCGGGTACCCTTCTTCTGGGAATTGCGAGAGGGGAGTCGGGACTTTCGGTATGTTCTTGCCAAGCTCAGCGATGGTCGCATCAAGAATATCAGCTTTTTGTTTGACAGCTCTTTTGGCCGAAAGGGTCTCCCGGTGTTTTTGCTAAATCCGGGTGTGTGA
- a CDS encoding DMT family transporter, with protein MAFSRKYLTMVGVLFSWGLSWPLMKIVLQFMSPYMLSLIRFSVGAVFFLLLSRKPLLSSRMLIAALLNGALFVTVVNIAVNLTVNPALASSLVYAQPLFVILISVSLYQEKLHPLQIVGALLAFLGIITAVGSVNFDAGALLAVLAGFIWAVGVLYYKRKMASEDMLGFNASVNFFSALFMVPVVFLLDTNLSVPVEGMLWGLLLALVAQVIGFWLWFMSVRDLGPVTAGTISLLVPVVAYFFTYLLMDKVPTSLQLLGSLLTLSGVFLAQAFNRKPVVVED; from the coding sequence ATGGCATTCTCCCGCAAGTATCTCACCATGGTTGGAGTTCTTTTCTCCTGGGGTCTTTCCTGGCCGCTTATGAAAATCGTGCTCCAGTTCATGTCTCCCTATATGCTCTCTCTGATCAGGTTTTCTGTTGGGGCCGTTTTCTTCTTGCTTCTTTCAAGAAAACCTCTTTTGAGTTCCCGGATGCTGATTGCGGCTCTTCTAAACGGTGCCTTATTTGTTACTGTGGTTAACATAGCGGTGAACCTGACTGTGAACCCAGCTCTTGCTTCTTCACTGGTTTATGCCCAGCCGCTTTTTGTAATTCTCATTTCAGTTTCTCTGTATCAGGAGAAACTGCACCCTCTCCAGATTGTCGGAGCGTTGCTTGCTTTTCTGGGAATTATCACTGCAGTGGGGAGTGTTAATTTTGATGCCGGGGCGTTGCTTGCGGTTCTTGCAGGTTTTATCTGGGCGGTGGGAGTGCTTTATTACAAGCGCAAAATGGCCTCTGAGGATATGCTCGGTTTTAACGCTTCGGTGAACTTTTTTTCCGCACTGTTCATGGTGCCAGTGGTGTTTTTGCTGGATACTAACCTTTCAGTACCGGTAGAGGGTATGTTGTGGGGATTACTACTTGCTCTGGTTGCTCAAGTGATTGGTTTCTGGTTGTGGTTTATGAGCGTGCGAGACCTGGGACCGGTCACAGCGGGCACCATCTCTTTGCTGGTTCCGGTGGTAGCCTACTTTTTCACCTACCTTTTGATGGATAAAGTTCCCACTTCGCTACAGCTTCTGGGTTCTTTGCTCACCCTTTCGGGAGTCTTCCTGGCCCAGGCTTTCAACAGAAAACCTGTAGTGGTTGAAGACTGA
- the cas2 gene encoding CRISPR-associated endonuclease Cas2, whose product MAYCIVTYDIGEERVNRVRKVLKRYLNWVQNSVFEGEISEGKLEKCLQELKSVINADSDSVYVYCFEIREYCRKRVVGCEKENTFNLI is encoded by the coding sequence ATGGCTTACTGCATTGTGACTTATGACATTGGAGAAGAGCGGGTTAATCGGGTTAGGAAAGTGCTTAAGCGCTATCTTAACTGGGTTCAGAATTCGGTTTTTGAGGGGGAAATTAGTGAGGGAAAGCTTGAGAAATGTTTGCAAGAACTAAAGAGTGTTATCAACGCAGATTCTGATTCGGTTTATGTGTATTGTTTCGAGATCAGGGAGTATTGTAGGAAACGGGTTGTTGGTTGCGAAAAGGAGAACACTTTTAACCTTATTTAA
- the cas1b gene encoding type I-B CRISPR-associated endonuclease Cas1b, protein MQSYYLLCSGTLKRNENTLLVEKSDGEKKVIPIENIDSIHVFGQMNFNKELLVFLAREGKPLHIYNYYGNYSGTFLPRDKNVSGELLVRQVEHYLDPQKRFFLALAFVEGAMFHAKRNLREYSGTEPFIQKIEEELDKAYSATSIAELMGCEGRAKEIYYQAFNLFLKEEFYFEKREKRPPSNPVNALISFGNSLIYTTILSECYRTQLNPTISYLHEPRERRFSLCLDLAEIFKPLIADPLVFRLINTGLITKDDFDQDLNGCYLNDRGKEKFLKAFDQKLKTTIKHRRLKRKVSYRTILRLECYKLIRHLLGDEVYAPFKAWW, encoded by the coding sequence ATGCAGTCTTATTACCTTTTATGTAGTGGTACTCTGAAGAGGAACGAAAACACTCTTTTGGTTGAAAAGAGCGATGGGGAAAAGAAAGTGATTCCCATCGAGAATATTGATTCTATCCATGTTTTTGGCCAGATGAACTTTAATAAAGAACTTCTAGTGTTTCTGGCCCGGGAAGGTAAGCCCCTGCATATTTATAATTATTACGGTAACTATAGTGGCACCTTTTTGCCCAGAGACAAAAATGTTTCCGGAGAGCTTCTGGTGCGCCAGGTTGAACATTATCTTGACCCCCAAAAACGCTTCTTTTTGGCCCTGGCGTTTGTTGAGGGGGCCATGTTTCACGCCAAGCGTAATCTTCGAGAGTATTCCGGGACTGAACCTTTCATTCAAAAAATTGAGGAAGAGCTTGATAAGGCTTACTCTGCAACTTCTATTGCCGAACTGATGGGTTGTGAAGGTAGAGCTAAGGAGATTTATTATCAGGCTTTTAATCTCTTTTTAAAAGAGGAATTTTATTTTGAGAAAAGAGAAAAACGTCCACCCTCCAACCCGGTAAATGCGCTTATCTCATTTGGTAATTCACTCATTTATACCACCATTCTTTCTGAGTGTTATCGGACCCAGCTTAATCCTACCATAAGCTATCTCCATGAACCACGAGAAAGGCGTTTTTCTTTGTGTCTCGACCTTGCCGAAATATTTAAACCTTTAATCGCTGACCCACTGGTTTTTCGCTTGATTAATACCGGTTTGATTACCAAGGATGACTTTGACCAAGACCTCAATGGTTGCTACTTGAACGACAGGGGGAAGGAAAAGTTTCTTAAGGCTTTTGACCAGAAGCTTAAAACTACCATTAAACACCGCCGCCTTAAAAGAAAGGTTTCCTACCGTACTATTTTGAGGCTTGAGTGTTACAAACTTATCCGGCATCTTTTGGGAGATGAAGTATACGCTCCTTTCAAGGCGTGGTGGTGA
- the cas4 gene encoding CRISPR-associated protein Cas4, whose amino-acid sequence MMETSFDSLRITGVKINYFFICKRKLWLFDRGIQMEQESERVLLGKLLDEYSYPRKKRRRVTIDDLIAIDLVEGDTVREVKYSKVFEKASIMQIGYYLFYLKGLGINKKGIISYPRLRKSKEVVLTDEMISELKEAMKGIEEVLTMPSPPVAEKKPYCRKCAYFEFCFG is encoded by the coding sequence ATGATGGAAACATCCTTTGATTCTCTACGCATTACTGGCGTTAAAATAAACTACTTTTTTATTTGCAAGCGAAAACTCTGGCTGTTTGACCGTGGTATACAGATGGAACAGGAGTCGGAGCGGGTTTTGCTGGGAAAACTCCTTGATGAGTACAGTTATCCCAGAAAGAAACGCCGGAGAGTCACCATTGATGACCTTATAGCTATCGACCTGGTTGAGGGGGATACTGTAAGGGAAGTCAAATACAGTAAGGTTTTCGAAAAAGCAAGCATCATGCAGATTGGGTACTATCTTTTTTATTTAAAGGGCCTGGGTATTAACAAAAAAGGCATCATTTCCTATCCGAGGCTACGAAAGAGTAAGGAAGTGGTTCTTACCGATGAAATGATAAGCGAACTCAAAGAGGCTATGAAGGGTATCGAAGAGGTTTTGACAATGCCCTCTCCACCGGTTGCGGAGAAAAAGCCCTATTGTAGGAAGTGTGCTTATTTCGAGTTTTGCTTTGGATGA
- the cas3 gene encoding CRISPR-associated helicase Cas3', protein MNMVLAKSNQVRLRDHIQDLNMVFESFREKLAESAFWAEIEQTLRLAILCHDLGKVLPSFQLKVLGNEGYQPFDIHFNIPHSLASLFFVDPTFLEKEVGRERADFLLTTVAFHHFRENFFEYLGGRNDQLVAFCKKLLQDEEWREGLLQNLKQEMEGITTLAEHPGLLSFNRKLAEALANGLTLLDFVFLPYRAEGLPARLGFKGERERFFVLLSGFLQRCDHFASFCEEEGRFFNPEEKGLTGEEVWNKLTSSLREKAGVSKLWQEEILEGKREQNFILIAPTGCGKTEFAFLWAGGSKLFYTLPLRAAVNQMYRRGKMLWGDSLGLLHSDADLVFLEEALGKTGSEYEDNYTAYHLSRQLAFPACISTGDQFFPYALRPPGYEKIYATFSYARLVIDEVQAYSPEAAAIVVKFTEDLTKMGGKFLLMTATLPEFVKREIMQRTGVPEASFINLYEKERARFERIRKHRVKAFRAENPSFLTERILEEARRDGGQRVLVVVNTVPRAQELYKELRNLKSQDIELLLLHSRFTVSDRQSLEEEVERSFRNPKEVPDGAKILVATQVVEASLDMDADILFTELAPLDSLVQRMGRVLRRIGPQFDSPGEGVYRAPSGKEYRITLNVPNVYLFSTEETIKSSPYPWELLAGSILIFNGLFAGKSEEEIKEEIVNAVNEQGKNSLEIEEGEILLSEYDKYRLVWFFYQAMEETNTEYIKTFFNTLSILDAGYVSSRKSEAQKVFRRITDVSVVPENLLQAFYRDVVAFVSDDLCEERKSFAAFKRDILSKYVVSVSWAVAKEAVTKGAKAFHRLFNLASSYEQELFGKYPLQSWLDNVFVVPGDYSDLGFTKVKAKEQKAMADDGNIL, encoded by the coding sequence ATGAATATGGTGCTTGCTAAATCCAATCAGGTACGTTTGAGAGACCATATTCAGGATTTAAATATGGTGTTTGAGAGCTTCAGGGAGAAGCTTGCAGAAAGCGCCTTCTGGGCTGAAATTGAGCAAACCTTGCGCCTTGCGATTTTGTGCCATGACCTTGGAAAGGTTTTACCTTCTTTTCAGCTTAAGGTCTTGGGGAATGAGGGGTATCAGCCGTTCGATATTCATTTTAACATTCCACACTCTCTGGCTTCGCTATTTTTTGTTGACCCGACGTTTTTGGAAAAAGAAGTTGGAAGGGAAAGAGCAGATTTTCTTTTGACCACAGTGGCTTTTCACCACTTCCGAGAGAATTTCTTTGAGTATCTGGGAGGAAGAAACGACCAGCTGGTTGCCTTTTGTAAAAAATTGCTACAGGATGAAGAGTGGCGAGAAGGTCTTTTGCAGAATCTCAAGCAGGAGATGGAGGGAATAACAACCCTTGCAGAGCATCCCGGGCTTTTAAGCTTTAACCGCAAGCTGGCAGAGGCTCTGGCAAATGGCCTGACATTGCTCGATTTTGTATTCCTTCCTTATCGTGCTGAGGGCTTACCAGCGAGGTTGGGGTTTAAGGGGGAACGGGAGCGCTTTTTTGTGCTTTTGAGCGGTTTTCTCCAGCGCTGCGATCATTTTGCCTCTTTTTGTGAAGAAGAAGGGCGATTTTTTAATCCTGAAGAAAAAGGCTTGACCGGTGAAGAGGTGTGGAATAAGCTGACCAGTTCTCTAAGAGAAAAAGCCGGGGTTAGCAAGCTGTGGCAGGAAGAGATATTGGAAGGGAAACGTGAGCAGAACTTTATCCTGATTGCTCCGACAGGTTGTGGAAAGACTGAATTTGCTTTTCTGTGGGCGGGAGGTAGTAAGCTTTTTTATACCTTACCCCTGCGCGCTGCCGTTAACCAGATGTACAGAAGAGGCAAGATGCTGTGGGGCGATAGCTTAGGATTGCTTCACTCCGATGCCGACCTGGTTTTTCTGGAGGAAGCATTAGGAAAAACCGGTTCTGAGTACGAGGATAACTACACCGCTTATCACTTGTCTCGGCAGCTGGCCTTTCCAGCCTGTATATCTACTGGTGACCAGTTTTTCCCTTATGCTTTGCGTCCGCCTGGATACGAAAAAATTTATGCCACTTTCTCTTACGCGCGTCTGGTCATTGATGAAGTGCAGGCTTATTCACCGGAGGCTGCTGCTATAGTTGTGAAATTCACCGAGGATTTGACAAAGATGGGTGGTAAATTTCTCCTCATGACTGCTACACTTCCAGAGTTTGTAAAAAGAGAAATCATGCAGCGCACTGGTGTTCCAGAAGCTTCTTTCATCAACTTATATGAGAAAGAACGAGCCAGGTTTGAACGTATTAGGAAGCACCGGGTTAAGGCTTTTAGGGCTGAAAACCCTTCTTTTCTTACGGAAAGAATTCTTGAAGAAGCAAGGCGCGACGGTGGACAACGAGTGCTGGTGGTTGTAAACACCGTTCCCAGAGCCCAGGAGCTTTATAAAGAACTGCGCAACTTAAAGAGTCAGGATATAGAGCTTTTGCTTCTTCATTCGCGTTTTACCGTTTCGGATCGCCAGAGCCTGGAGGAGGAAGTAGAGAGGAGTTTCAGGAATCCCAAGGAGGTTCCCGATGGTGCTAAAATACTTGTTGCCACTCAGGTGGTAGAGGCTTCTCTTGATATGGATGCCGATATTCTGTTTACAGAGCTTGCTCCTTTGGACTCTCTGGTGCAGAGGATGGGCAGGGTTTTGAGACGCATCGGCCCTCAGTTTGATAGCCCTGGAGAAGGGGTATATCGCGCTCCAAGCGGGAAAGAATACAGGATTACTTTAAATGTGCCCAACGTATACCTTTTTTCCACAGAAGAAACCATCAAAAGTTCTCCCTACCCCTGGGAATTGCTTGCAGGTAGCATCCTTATTTTCAACGGGCTCTTTGCGGGTAAAAGTGAAGAGGAAATCAAAGAAGAGATTGTAAACGCTGTGAACGAGCAAGGTAAAAATTCTCTGGAAATTGAAGAGGGTGAAATTTTGCTCTCTGAGTACGATAAATATCGCCTGGTTTGGTTTTTCTATCAGGCAATGGAAGAAACAAATACAGAGTACATTAAGACCTTCTTTAATACGCTTTCGATTTTGGATGCTGGATATGTATCTTCAAGAAAAAGCGAGGCACAAAAGGTTTTCAGGAGAATTACCGACGTATCAGTTGTGCCAGAGAATCTCCTACAGGCTTTTTATAGGGATGTTGTTGCTTTCGTAAGTGATGACCTTTGTGAAGAAAGGAAAAGCTTTGCGGCCTTTAAGAGGGATATCCTGTCGAAATACGTGGTTTCCGTTTCCTGGGCGGTGGCTAAGGAAGCGGTGACGAAGGGTGCTAAAGCTTTTCACAGGCTTTTCAACTTGGCTTCAAGCTACGAACAGGAACTTTTCGGTAAGTATCCTCTCCAGAGCTGGCTGGACAATGTTTTTGTTGTTCCTGGCGATTATAGCGATTTGGGTTTCACAAAAGTGAAAGCAAAGGAGCAGAAAGCAATGGCGGATGATGGAAACATCCTTTGA
- a CDS encoding SHOCT domain-containing protein, producing MHKWLAVLVGLFSVFFGGIVLADVEYGGFCPIYGAIMGWGWGGMLIGLLIIVLLVYLVFRFFSEGAGRARDDKNGALEILRKRYARGEISEEEYRRMKEELEG from the coding sequence GTGCATAAGTGGCTGGCAGTTCTGGTCGGGTTGTTTTCGGTGTTTTTCGGCGGTATTGTTCTGGCAGATGTTGAATATGGTGGTTTTTGCCCGATTTACGGGGCTATTATGGGCTGGGGGTGGGGTGGTATGTTAATTGGCCTTCTGATAATCGTGCTCCTTGTTTACTTGGTGTTTCGCTTTTTTAGTGAGGGTGCTGGAAGAGCCAGAGACGACAAAAACGGAGCCCTGGAAATTTTAAGAAAGCGTTATGCTCGCGGTGAGATAAGCGAAGAGGAATACCGACGCATGAAAGAGGAACTTGAGGGGTAG
- a CDS encoding EAL domain-containing protein, with protein sequence MLAENLFKIGLFFAFCSSLSLAVYVTAHFRNGLRVHILHTICTFLGLWSLGLLLVRVAPTYQEALFWQRLSALGWTTIYSLLLHFSLTLTESHLLKRWWLYPLVYFPAFLNLLIFSLLPGFAGTAQQLLQGNSGWVVLPRADFWNWFFNLYCVSFTVISGALFLRWARRLHKAGQRRMGFTVAFSLFSSVALGVFLDRAFSPGHFTEFSNLAPAIALFPVTVLSVFSRTQQEFLGMKRQGFSREVARGEVLSEADKLALYAHLAGVHILGGFLYVVISVLLLGRSLEAQAFLWGASFILLGMGIYYLCAWKTPEKRRDLGLAVALSLSALLIFLRVVSLSKEQPLLFLPLLSFLLPTILVGNFGAFAIISVTLSLMQVWAWFNLPLSGVFSSSMLFVAQLLVTVVFALFVLLVFYIRNVYLRRLEENRAQLEAQQTVARLSAQLVGMQPGSLERELESVLGELLKSHDMDYGCFFVFNREGDLRCRVHLGGEVSGFTCRDSQESQAKFLSALKEIAKNEEIFVVGDIKKLPLGQEQFAEFFEKAGMRSVIVLPIRRGERLLGILALGALHKRSFSAYQEESLKILSSVLADVLERVEAELELRHMAFYDALTELPNRTLFMDRLQKALQLARRTGKLVAVVFVDLDAFKVINDSEGHEMGDRLLKEVARRFVNSIREYDTVARFGGDEFLLLVDNLGDPQEVVPIAERLLHRLQQPFFVGKQEFFLTASCGVAIYPLDAENPEELIRFADLAMYAAKARGGGCYAFCSQELREEAQQKKVLVSGLYRALDKGELVVYYQPQVDAATGNIVGVEALLRWVHPELGFLLPDSFIPLAEQTGLIIPIGEWVLQTACSQLAAWKKKGLRIHRVAVNLSPAQLRDPQLTDKVHKAVEKAGIFPDNLELEVTESAVFQNPDEVIALLQELKKLGMRVALDDFGVGYSSLIRLKMLPVDRIKVDRRFFREIPSNRRDVAIVENIIQLARSINAAVIAEGVENGQQLEFVVDRGCYEIQGYYYYHPLPPEEIEALLLRTQDRKD encoded by the coding sequence ATGCTTGCGGAAAACCTTTTCAAGATAGGTTTGTTTTTCGCTTTCTGTTCTTCGCTCTCTCTGGCGGTTTACGTAACCGCTCATTTTCGGAATGGGCTAAGAGTTCACATTTTGCACACCATATGTACTTTTCTCGGTTTGTGGTCGCTGGGTCTTCTGCTGGTGAGAGTTGCTCCCACTTACCAGGAAGCCCTTTTCTGGCAGCGTCTCTCTGCCCTGGGTTGGACAACCATCTACAGCTTACTTCTCCATTTTTCTCTAACTTTGACCGAGAGCCACCTTCTCAAGAGATGGTGGCTCTACCCCCTGGTTTACTTTCCGGCTTTTTTGAATCTCTTGATTTTTTCTCTTTTGCCGGGCTTTGCTGGGACGGCTCAACAGCTTTTGCAGGGTAATTCCGGGTGGGTAGTCCTGCCCCGGGCTGATTTCTGGAACTGGTTTTTCAACCTTTATTGTGTTTCTTTCACTGTGATTTCCGGAGCTCTGTTCCTGCGCTGGGCAAGAAGGCTCCACAAGGCGGGGCAAAGAAGGATGGGATTTACGGTTGCTTTCTCTCTTTTTTCCTCCGTTGCACTAGGTGTTTTTCTGGACCGAGCTTTTTCCCCGGGGCACTTTACAGAGTTTTCCAACCTGGCACCAGCCATCGCCCTTTTTCCAGTGACTGTGCTTTCTGTCTTTTCCAGGACCCAGCAAGAATTTCTGGGAATGAAGCGGCAGGGCTTTTCTCGTGAAGTCGCGAGGGGTGAAGTGCTGAGCGAAGCAGATAAGCTGGCTCTTTATGCTCATCTGGCTGGAGTACACATTCTGGGAGGTTTCCTGTATGTGGTAATTTCGGTATTACTGCTTGGCCGTTCTCTGGAGGCTCAGGCTTTTCTGTGGGGAGCTTCGTTTATCCTTCTGGGAATGGGGATTTACTACCTCTGTGCCTGGAAAACTCCTGAAAAGCGTCGGGATCTGGGACTTGCCGTGGCTTTATCACTTTCGGCTCTTCTTATTTTCTTGAGGGTTGTTTCTCTTTCGAAGGAGCAGCCTTTGCTTTTCCTACCTCTTTTGTCTTTTCTTTTGCCCACCATTCTTGTGGGAAATTTTGGGGCTTTTGCGATCATCAGCGTTACTCTCTCGCTGATGCAAGTCTGGGCCTGGTTTAATTTGCCTCTTTCTGGGGTATTTTCTTCATCCATGCTTTTCGTTGCCCAGCTTCTGGTAACGGTTGTTTTTGCGCTCTTTGTACTGCTTGTTTTCTATATTCGCAATGTCTACCTGAGGCGCCTTGAAGAAAATCGTGCCCAGCTGGAAGCTCAGCAAACTGTGGCTCGCCTTTCCGCGCAGCTTGTGGGGATGCAGCCTGGCTCCTTAGAGAGAGAGTTGGAGTCTGTTTTAGGTGAACTGCTTAAAAGCCACGATATGGACTATGGTTGCTTTTTTGTTTTTAACAGGGAAGGCGATCTGCGCTGCAGGGTACATCTTGGTGGTGAGGTTTCTGGTTTTACCTGTCGCGATTCTCAAGAATCTCAAGCGAAGTTCCTTTCTGCTTTAAAGGAAATTGCAAAAAATGAGGAAATTTTTGTAGTTGGTGATATCAAAAAGCTTCCCCTCGGCCAGGAACAGTTTGCGGAGTTTTTTGAAAAAGCAGGCATGCGTTCTGTGATTGTTCTTCCCATTCGAAGGGGCGAGAGATTGCTGGGTATTCTGGCCCTGGGAGCTTTGCACAAAAGGTCCTTCTCTGCCTATCAAGAGGAATCGCTGAAGATTTTGAGCAGCGTCCTGGCTGATGTTCTGGAAAGGGTGGAAGCGGAATTAGAACTTCGACATATGGCTTTTTACGATGCACTCACTGAGTTGCCTAATCGCACGCTTTTCATGGACCGCCTGCAGAAAGCGCTCCAGCTTGCCCGACGCACTGGCAAGCTGGTTGCGGTGGTCTTCGTCGACCTTGATGCTTTCAAGGTGATCAACGATTCGGAAGGTCATGAAATGGGCGACCGGCTCCTTAAGGAAGTGGCTCGGCGCTTTGTCAATTCCATCCGCGAATACGATACCGTTGCCCGCTTTGGCGGGGATGAATTTTTGCTCTTAGTCGATAACCTTGGTGACCCTCAGGAAGTGGTGCCCATTGCAGAGCGGCTTTTGCACAGGCTTCAGCAGCCATTTTTCGTTGGGAAACAGGAATTTTTCCTTACGGCAAGCTGTGGGGTTGCCATTTATCCTCTGGATGCCGAAAATCCAGAGGAGCTCATACGATTTGCAGATTTAGCTATGTATGCCGCCAAAGCGAGAGGTGGTGGTTGCTATGCTTTTTGTTCGCAAGAGCTCCGAGAAGAAGCCCAACAAAAGAAAGTGCTGGTTTCCGGTCTTTACAGGGCACTGGATAAGGGAGAATTGGTTGTTTATTATCAACCTCAAGTTGATGCTGCAACGGGCAACATTGTAGGGGTTGAGGCTCTTCTGCGCTGGGTGCATCCTGAACTGGGTTTTTTGCTTCCTGATTCCTTTATCCCCCTTGCCGAGCAGACTGGGCTCATCATCCCCATTGGGGAGTGGGTGTTGCAAACTGCCTGCTCCCAGCTTGCTGCCTGGAAGAAGAAGGGCCTCAGAATTCACCGGGTGGCGGTTAACCTTTCTCCGGCGCAACTCAGAGACCCTCAGCTTACAGATAAAGTGCACAAAGCAGTAGAAAAGGCAGGTATTTTCCCGGATAACCTGGAGCTCGAAGTTACTGAGAGTGCTGTTTTTCAAAACCCTGATGAAGTAATTGCTTTGCTTCAGGAGTTGAAGAAGCTGGGAATGCGGGTGGCCCTGGACGATTTTGGCGTGGGTTATTCCTCGCTTATAAGGCTCAAGATGCTCCCGGTTGACCGCATCAAGGTGGACCGTCGCTTTTTCAGGGAGATTCCTTCCAACCGTCGGGATGTAGCAATAGTGGAAAACATAATTCAACTGGCACGGTCTATAAACGCTGCGGTCATTGCCGAGGGAGTGGAAAACGGTCAGCAACTTGAATTTGTCGTGGACCGGGGGTGTTACGAGATACAGGGTTATTACTACTACCATCCCCTTCCGCCTGAAGAGATAGAAGCTCTCCTGCTGAGAACGCAGGACAGGAAAGACTGA